The Sandaracinobacteroides saxicola nucleotide sequence GTCGGCCGGCGCGATTTCTACCGGGCGCTGGGCGCGGCGCTGGGAGGCGATGCGACCGCGTTCGACATCCTGGGGCTGGTGAGCCTGTCGGAAAGCTGTTTCGCGCTGAGCTGCGCCGGTTCGGCCGCGTGGCGGATGACCGCGGAAGCCGGGCTGGCGGAGCTGGTGCGGGCGCTGACCGGATGGCCGGTGCCGGAGGTGCATGCCGAGGTGGACGCGGTGTCCCTTCGCTTCCACCTCGATCCCGGCGCGGAGGATGCCGTCCCCGGTGGCCCGGCCGGGCGTTCGGCCTTCAGCCGCCACCTGATGGTCGATGCCGCCGCCGACCTGATCCAGGAACAGGGGTTGGCATCGGTCACCAACCGGGCGGTCGCACAGCGTGCCGGCATTTCGCTCGCCCGCACGACGCATCATTTCCGGACGGTGGCGGACCTGGGCTACGCCGGCCTGCTGCGGCTGTTCGAGCGGGCAAACGCCGCCGCCCCGCAGGTTTCGCCGCTGGACGGCAGCGTGGGCGGCGCGCGGCAGTGGATCGCGGACCGGTCGCGCCAGAGCGCGTTGGCGCGGGTGGGCACGCGCGGGATGGCAGAAATCTCGCTGGCCGCGGCGCGCGGCTTCATGCCCGCCGATCTGGGCCTGGCGATGCGGCGGCAGCGGGGCACCATCACCCATTCGATGCTGCGCGCCGCCGGCCGCGATGATGTCGGTCGCCGCGCGGCCGCCACGCATGCGCTATGGTACGCCGCCGTATTCCTGCTGTGCGCGGCACTGCCGGACGCGGAGACGATCTTCGATTTCGAGGCGCAATCGGATCGGCTGGCGCGCGACCTGTTGGGCTTCAGCGGCTGAGCGTCATCGTCCGGCCGTTGCTCGCCTGCTGACCAACCAGGCGGTTGGGGTCACGCAGCGAGAAGCGGCCAACGACCTCATTGCCGATCCGGATCAGCACAATGGCGTCGCCGTCAAAGGCCCACCGGTTGGCGGTGAAGAAACCGTCCGGACAACCGCCATAGGTCCAGGCCGGATAGGTGCCGAAGGATTTGTCGGGTTTCAGCTGCACGTTGCAGCTGCCGCCATCCCAGCGCAGTGTCCAGTTTCCCGCTAGCATGTCGGCAGTGGGCCGCCCCCACCCCGCGCCGTTGCCGCCCATTGCGGGGTTCGTCGGTGCGCCGTTGACGGGGCCGCCGATGGTGACGCTGGTGGAGCGCTCCTCACTCGTCTGTTCGACATGCGTGGTGCCGCTGTCTTGCGACTGCTGTACCATCCGGCCCATATTGTCCTGCTGCTGGGCGGCGTCGGCGGCGGGGCTGGCGGGCGGATCGGGCATCACAGGGGGATCGGGCATCGCCGGGGGATCGGGCATGGCGGCAGGGTCGGGGGTGGCATCCTGCGCGGCAAGCGGGGTGGCGAACGGCGCCACGGCCAACAGGGCAATTGCCAGCAGCCGGAACAGCGATTTTGACGACGTGATCATTTCGAGGCCTTCGCCGCTTTGGTGCCGACCTGCATCTCGTTGATCCAGTCGAAACGGACGAACCAATGTTGGCGCAGGTTGGCGAGGAAGCCGTCTACCTTGCGCGCTTCGATCCAGTTGTCGACATAGCGCTGCAGGCGGACATCATCGGGCCGCAGTGCCAGCGCCTCGGCGGTTTTGGTAAGCGGCGTGCCGGTCAGTTCGAACCGGCCACCATAGATGCGGGCCGCCATGCGTGGCACCGGCGATTTGGCGACCAGCGCGTCCGCCCGGCCATCTACCAGCGCGGCAAGTGCCTGTGCGCTGTCGGCGAAGGGCAGCAGCTTCGCTTTGGGATAGGAGGCCCGCGCCGCGGCTTCGTCCAGCGAGCCGGCGAGGACAGCGATGGTGCGGCCGGCGCCGTCCGCGGGCATGGCGCCCTTGCTGCCGCGGACGGCGACCGTGCGCACCACCGTGAGCCCGACCGGTGCCGAGAACACCACGGCGCGGGCCCGTTCCGGCGTGATGGCGAGACCGGCGGCACCCATGTCCGCCTCGCCTGCCGCGACGCCGGACACCAGATTGCCGAACGGCATTTCAACGAACCTTGCCTCTACGCCCAGATCCTTCGCCAGCGCACGGGCGATGTCGATATCATAGCCTGCCAGGCTGCCGTCGGGCCTTTTCAGCACCCAGGGCGCATTTAGCGCCACCGCCACCACCAGGTTACGCTGTGTC carries:
- a CDS encoding AprI/Inh family metalloprotease inhibitor; this encodes MITSSKSLFRLLAIALLAVAPFATPLAAQDATPDPAAMPDPPAMPDPPVMPDPPASPAADAAQQQDNMGRMVQQSQDSGTTHVEQTSEERSTSVTIGGPVNGAPTNPAMGGNGAGWGRPTADMLAGNWTLRWDGGSCNVQLKPDKSFGTYPAWTYGGCPDGFFTANRWAFDGDAIVLIRIGNEVVGRFSLRDPNRLVGQQASNGRTMTLSR
- a CDS encoding ABC transporter substrate-binding protein, coding for MASAAVGGLLALGVVTTAPASADASLDRVLTQRNLVVAVALNAPWVLKRPDGSLAGYDIDIARALAKDLGVEARFVEMPFGNLVSGVAAGEADMGAAGLAITPERARAVVFSAPVGLTVVRTVAVRGSKGAMPADGAGRTIAVLAGSLDEAAARASYPKAKLLPFADSAQALAALVDGRADALVAKSPVPRMAARIYGGRFELTGTPLTKTAEALALRPDDVRLQRYVDNWIEARKVDGFLANLRQHWFVRFDWINEMQVGTKAAKASK
- a CDS encoding TetR family transcriptional regulator, with translation MMRFQLQTPAMPEQRRQVLDIAQRLIGAGGARAASFRTIAAEADLPVARLLAMFETKDRLLAAAYADTVARDLAFCDAQLAEVQSFSMARAVAPPLLWSLVETAGGVWRGDMLTLADLWLQAPQQPQVAAQCRAFIVGRRDFYRALGAALGGDATAFDILGLVSLSESCFALSCAGSAAWRMTAEAGLAELVRALTGWPVPEVHAEVDAVSLRFHLDPGAEDAVPGGPAGRSAFSRHLMVDAAADLIQEQGLASVTNRAVAQRAGISLARTTHHFRTVADLGYAGLLRLFERANAAAPQVSPLDGSVGGARQWIADRSRQSALARVGTRGMAEISLAAARGFMPADLGLAMRRQRGTITHSMLRAAGRDDVGRRAAATHALWYAAVFLLCAALPDAETIFDFEAQSDRLARDLLGFSG